One window of the Archangium primigenium genome contains the following:
- a CDS encoding type VI secretion IcmF C-terminal domain-containing protein, with protein sequence MVSPQDIIVSQVLGAEPTQALSSGVKALNTEVTAVKSSFTVLQKIWALVGPVLPWVLLALVVGLAVFFTWKFFKRRRGGGRPAAATESGPPPMDGHRLAQVRSAFLSGLPLVNRAAVVDLPTVVVFGPAGSGKTQLIGLDVDWQRQARQYLPSYTSDPLLQVYLGPDCVVQEVSAPLLEDETLPARAALRRMWKRCFSHRQKGMAVIALDVRWLSDTPPDEQRRYAQLLRGKLNLMSEACGGPVETRLCLTHMDGLEGFEDFARLLKTHGVSLAFDIPKRGEEDSLSSLLQGQEQYLALGLTSLPVDAFERLEHFYSQGGRSFSGLGRFVTALLEGDTLSFKPRLTRVYLSSLTPEARASGTLSVVAEANANEALRRLYLSTHLRRAAAIAAVFCLPVVAAYVHFYLLLGEAQDEVQRLEDTVSQLREQGIEGRGEVVEELVNHAADALLHLKGAERWWPPLRTSFPQETLALRQRLATGIRESHLRPALERCRKNPEDCRPEQVVYLLSTLHASNKDGLGTFVNSSLHVQSSRRHVIAAPSETAGSTTAASRTWISALDLSEPLIATYVLASDSPWERNPPCRKDATVQLSGNEEPWSCWPFTERLTFESQLKPWMEHFLFLRQALEAKDIARLDLRRAERERLQAQLADLDVYASLSTVLNLFDTSKVQVNTRHFHGIETTVDVLAWLQRNRETLAGILRMEEEAYAGLLAVEKMGPSELLTRDGLWLPGSNKGPYRVELLQQSFEFRPPQLSRDLLQALLDTQDANGRLTLNGQAPIRPGQMVLSRTPFETDLRPLVDEFTQRLKDAQLPTEESAKRSQYIRKRVDVFSQGYRDGLFYSVRHYRFSAPRKLLLDELGRLSQPSSEQVDMLRDVAARANLETLEGPYYEPLRNAVAPFRPVVQLMVADKSGFYTALAPYQALVAQMRDELDAGSAPGAVKPGAAPAAKSDAEAPAPGAEGTNAQLADLLSPLEKVALAMMLEEEGSYLRKAQAWLDQQGITGDLRQPFLEPFIAVQKLGKEELENTLARQWSEASGRMLRPLLTRYPFNASAKEDVDPSELEVLRRKDGAFWHFVDQVFSRVCMERGTQWALRGTLRDKLQLPEPLLPTLSQLSRLSKLLWDEEGRPRPLMLKVQPQPLPPPPMPGVFVTMSSLKCGKTTAYGFNQSPTWQDFPLSWWDQQVSSIVLELRSPARDDPKFLSLPWNRSVWSCFRLFEEALVTSDQRRQWSLVLQGNNVSKRGVEIGFGLKGDPWMPFREVPR encoded by the coding sequence GTGGTATCGCCCCAAGACATCATCGTTTCCCAGGTGCTGGGCGCCGAGCCCACGCAGGCCCTGAGCTCGGGCGTCAAGGCGCTCAACACCGAGGTCACCGCCGTCAAGAGCAGCTTCACGGTGCTCCAGAAAATCTGGGCGCTCGTGGGGCCGGTGCTCCCGTGGGTGTTGCTCGCGCTCGTCGTGGGCCTCGCCGTCTTCTTCACCTGGAAGTTCTTCAAGCGTCGGCGCGGCGGCGGTCGGCCCGCGGCGGCCACCGAGAGCGGCCCGCCGCCCATGGACGGCCACCGTCTGGCCCAGGTGCGCAGCGCGTTCCTGTCCGGACTGCCGCTCGTCAACCGCGCCGCCGTGGTGGATCTGCCCACCGTGGTGGTGTTCGGTCCGGCGGGCAGCGGCAAGACGCAGCTCATCGGCCTGGACGTGGACTGGCAGCGCCAGGCCCGCCAGTACCTGCCCAGCTACACGTCGGATCCCCTGCTGCAGGTCTACCTGGGGCCGGACTGCGTGGTGCAGGAGGTGTCGGCGCCCCTGCTCGAGGACGAGACGCTGCCGGCCCGCGCGGCCCTGCGCCGCATGTGGAAGCGCTGCTTCAGCCACCGGCAGAAGGGCATGGCCGTCATCGCCCTGGACGTGCGCTGGCTGTCCGATACGCCTCCCGACGAGCAGCGGCGCTACGCGCAGCTCCTGCGCGGCAAGCTCAACCTCATGTCCGAGGCCTGCGGCGGTCCCGTGGAGACGCGCCTGTGCCTGACGCACATGGACGGGCTGGAGGGCTTCGAGGACTTCGCGCGGCTGCTCAAGACGCACGGCGTGTCGCTCGCCTTCGACATCCCCAAGCGGGGTGAGGAGGACAGCCTGTCCTCGCTGCTGCAGGGCCAGGAGCAGTACCTCGCCCTGGGCCTCACCTCGCTGCCCGTGGATGCCTTCGAGCGGCTCGAGCACTTCTACTCGCAGGGGGGCCGCTCGTTCTCGGGCCTGGGCCGCTTCGTCACCGCGCTGCTCGAGGGAGACACGCTCTCGTTCAAGCCGCGGCTCACGCGCGTCTACCTGTCCTCGCTCACGCCCGAGGCGCGCGCCAGCGGCACCCTGTCCGTGGTGGCCGAGGCCAATGCCAACGAGGCGCTGCGCCGGCTCTACCTGAGCACCCACCTGCGGCGCGCCGCGGCGATCGCCGCCGTGTTCTGTCTGCCCGTGGTGGCCGCCTACGTGCACTTCTACCTGCTCCTGGGCGAGGCCCAGGACGAGGTGCAACGGCTCGAGGACACCGTCTCCCAGCTGCGTGAGCAGGGCATCGAGGGCCGGGGCGAGGTGGTGGAGGAGCTGGTGAACCACGCCGCGGACGCGCTGCTGCACCTCAAGGGCGCCGAGCGCTGGTGGCCCCCGCTGCGCACCAGCTTCCCCCAGGAGACCCTGGCCCTGCGCCAGCGCCTGGCCACGGGCATCCGGGAGAGCCACCTGCGGCCCGCGCTCGAGCGCTGCCGCAAGAACCCCGAGGACTGCCGCCCCGAGCAGGTCGTCTACCTGCTGTCCACCCTGCATGCCTCCAACAAGGACGGGCTCGGCACCTTCGTCAACTCCAGCCTCCACGTCCAGTCCTCGCGTCGGCACGTGATCGCCGCGCCGTCCGAGACGGCGGGGAGCACCACCGCGGCCAGCCGCACGTGGATCTCCGCGCTCGACCTGAGCGAGCCGCTCATCGCCACGTACGTGCTCGCCAGTGACTCGCCCTGGGAGCGCAACCCGCCGTGTCGCAAGGACGCGACCGTGCAGCTGTCCGGCAACGAGGAGCCCTGGTCGTGCTGGCCCTTCACCGAGCGGCTGACGTTCGAGAGCCAGCTCAAGCCGTGGATGGAGCACTTCCTCTTCCTGCGCCAGGCCCTGGAGGCCAAGGACATCGCCCGCCTAGACCTGCGCCGCGCCGAGCGCGAGCGGCTGCAGGCGCAGCTGGCCGACCTGGACGTCTACGCCTCGCTGTCCACCGTGCTCAACCTGTTCGACACGTCGAAGGTCCAGGTCAACACGCGGCACTTCCACGGCATCGAGACCACGGTGGACGTGCTCGCGTGGCTGCAGCGCAACCGCGAGACGCTCGCGGGCATCCTGCGCATGGAAGAGGAGGCCTACGCGGGCCTGCTCGCGGTGGAGAAGATGGGCCCCTCCGAGCTGCTCACGCGCGATGGGCTCTGGCTGCCCGGCAGCAACAAGGGCCCCTACCGCGTGGAGCTCCTGCAGCAGTCCTTCGAGTTCCGGCCGCCCCAGCTGTCGCGGGACCTGCTCCAGGCCCTGCTCGACACCCAGGATGCCAACGGGCGGCTCACGTTGAATGGCCAGGCCCCCATCCGTCCCGGACAGATGGTGCTCAGCCGCACGCCCTTCGAGACCGACCTGCGGCCCCTGGTGGACGAGTTCACCCAGCGGCTCAAGGACGCGCAGCTGCCCACGGAGGAGTCCGCCAAGCGCTCCCAGTACATCCGCAAGCGCGTGGACGTGTTCTCCCAGGGCTACCGCGATGGCCTCTTCTACAGCGTGCGCCACTACCGCTTCAGCGCCCCGCGCAAGCTGCTGCTCGATGAGCTGGGCCGGCTGTCCCAGCCGTCCTCCGAGCAGGTGGACATGCTGCGCGACGTGGCCGCGCGCGCCAACCTGGAGACGCTGGAGGGCCCCTACTACGAGCCCCTGCGCAACGCCGTGGCCCCCTTCCGGCCCGTCGTTCAGCTGATGGTGGCCGACAAGAGCGGCTTCTACACGGCGCTCGCGCCCTATCAGGCCCTGGTGGCGCAGATGCGCGACGAGCTGGATGCCGGCTCCGCGCCTGGCGCCGTCAAGCCGGGCGCCGCGCCCGCCGCCAAGTCCGATGCCGAGGCCCCCGCGCCCGGCGCGGAAGGCACCAACGCCCAGCTCGCGGACCTGCTCTCGCCGCTGGAGAAGGTCGCCCTCGCCATGATGTTGGAGGAGGAGGGCTCCTACCTGCGCAAGGCCCAGGCCTGGCTGGATCAGCAGGGCATCACGGGCGACCTGCGCCAGCCCTTCCTCGAGCCCTTCATCGCCGTGCAGAAGCTGGGCAAGGAGGAGCTGGAGAACACGCTCGCGCGCCAGTGGTCGGAGGCCTCCGGGCGCATGCTGCGGCCCCTGCTCACGCGCTACCCCTTCAACGCCAGCGCCAAGGAGGACGTGGATCCGAGCGAGCTGGAAGTGCTGCGGCGCAAGGACGGCGCCTTCTGGCACTTCGTGGACCAGGTCTTCTCCCGGGTGTGCATGGAGCGGGGCACCCAGTGGGCCCTGCGCGGCACCCTGCGCGACAAGCTGCAGCTGCCCGAGCCGCTGCTGCCCACCCTCAGTCAGCTCTCGCGCCTGTCCAAGCTGCTCTGGGACGAGGAGGGCCGGCCCCGGCCGCTGATGCTCAAGGTGCAGCCCCAGCCGCTGCCGCCTCCACCCATGCCGGGCGTCTTCGTCACCATGTCCTCGCTCAAGTGCGGCAAGACGACCGCCTACGGCTTCAACCAGAGCCCCACCTGGCAGGACTTCCCGCTCAGCTGGTGGGATCAGCAGGTGTCCTCCATCGTGCTGGAGTTGCGCTCGCCCGCGCGCGATGATCCCAAGTTCCTGTCGTTGCCCTGGAACCGCTCCGTGTGGAGCTGCTTCCGTTTGTTCGAGGAGGCCCTGGTGACGTCGGATCAACGGCGGCAATGGAGCCTGGTGTTGCAAGGAAACAACGTGAGCAAGCGGGGCGTGGAGATTGGCTTCGGACTCAAGGGCGACCCGTGGATGCCCTTCCGCGAGGTGCCGCGATGA